CACATTGTGCAAACTGAAGAGAAACTCACCGAGGCGAGGTACTCATCGCGGCAAGGTTCGGGGTAGTCGCACGTCCAGTTGACGGGCGGCGCGCACGGCACGACGGGCGGCGTGGAGCACGTGCCCGGGTGCGCTAGGCACGTCGCGCAGCAGCACTGCTGGCACATTGTGTACACCTGCAACAGAATATCATTGTCTTTTAGAGTAAGGCCTGGGTGCCAGCTCTGGTCGAGCACTAAGGGGAggttacattacgaaattactggcgcgaaattagtttcacaacattaatttcattactgTCTACAGATAAATACTATGTATATATCTTACCAGATATATCGCGCGAGCAATTTCATTCCGTACATAAGGCAAGCAGTTGCACAGAAGACAAGACTCAAACTTTGATAGTTCTGGAATGCCCAAGTTTTTTTCTATACCAGCGGGGCCTAGAACTACCTGAAAATTTTAAGTAGATTactaactataataattaacacGTGAACTAAAGAATCTAAAGTAAGAACTGAAAGACTGTCTAATTGTAATCACAAACCACACGGAAACTACGAGCTCCAACCAAGTAACtaggtatttacctaaataaatagttagtaaaaataaataatcaaaactTCAACACCAATTTTGAAACAGCTGTTCATTGTCCAAAGtgtaacttatttaaaaacaatttatgtGCTCCTTTTTAAAAATCAGATGCAGCCAATATTTTCACGCATGTTACGCATGTGAAGTGCAATCATGCCTGATCTCATCATGTCTTAGAAATTATTAGTTGGAAATTTTGAAGGGGAAAGGAACTATAAAACTAAGCAAAGAAGtgaaatatttagaaaaaaaaactattttctcACCCCGTTGAAAAGAACTAACGGGTGCACAAGTTCCTAGACTGTCCACACTTGCACACCACACTACATCCTTCCGCTGTATAGTCCCTTTGAGTAGGTACGTTGAAGATGTAGGCCTGCGCCAGCAGGTAGGAGGTTCCAGTCACATAGCATTTAACGACCCAGGCAGCTATTTGTCTCGCTCATTACGTTACACATTCAATAGGATATATATCTCTCTATCTCACCTCGCTCGCAAAGAACTGACAGTTAGGAGCGCAAGTGCCAAGGCTGTCCACATACGCGCACTGTACCACGTCCTTCTTCCCCTGCAGTCCCTTGACCACGTTGACGGCGGTACGCGCCACGGCGTAGGCGCCGGCCAGGCAGGGCGTCGCGGTCTCACTACCCTTGGCCTCGCATACTGCTTCCGTGCCACTCATTATGCACGATGTAACGCACTCTGTCTAAGAAAAAGCAAAGTAAAATTTTAAGACACAAAAAAATGCTCTGCTACCACAGGAGCTACTATGTGAATGATAACGCCAATTCGGTATGCAATTTAGTTTAGTGGGGATCATTTAACGCCAATCGCCAGTAACTGGCACGCAGACAGACTCCGGTGGAGCATGCAGGAAGTCCGCCAGCACGGTGCTCGCACGGACACAGTTCAGCTCCACACAGCTTAGGAGCTTACGCGGGTTGTAAATAGTTTAATAACTGAATTGTTACCTGTTCTTGCGATAGCTTGCAGGGATGTACAGCGGCAGAGAGCACGGGCACCATGGTCTGAGGCGTGGCGCCGCCAATAACTGGCACGCGGACAGACTCCGGCGGCACATGCAGGAAGTCCGCCAGGACGGTGTTCGCACGGACACAGTTCAGCTCCACACAGCCTAGGAGCTTACGAGGGTTGTACACAGCCCGCAGACGCTGTATCTCGCTTACTATTGGGACCATACTGTCTACGGGCTCAGTTGCTACTATCGTAAAGGCCTAGAAAGTAGAAATGTGAAAATGAAAAAGCGATGAGTGGTAAAGATATCCGGCTTATCCGTGAtccaatcccgggcacgcacctctaacttttagatGTTAATATGTGAGAAAGAAAACATAATTAGAAAACTTGCAtgagaattctccatagtgTTTTCGGCGGTGAGTGTAGTCTGTCAATTTGCATTTGGCCAGcatggtgaactatggcctaacctaaacccttctcatactgagaggagactcgtactcaTTAGTAGAccggtgatgagttgatcatgacgatgataaGAGATACAAGTTAAGGTACAGCTAAGGTACAGCAAAGGTAAGCTACAGATACTAAACAGGAAAATCATTACCGAAGGACAGGTGTTGCAAATCTGTAGAGTAATTTCAGTTATGATGGGAGCGTTGTTCTCGAAGGTATCGCAACTGTTCCTTGCGACTATTATGACCACTCTTGCACCCTGTCAAATATATTAAATAGTATATTTTACAAGCAGATGTATCGACAAGTACTTAGTCGTGCGCATGATCAATTTTATCAACACGAGACAATTTTCTGACACTGTGTTTATAGAAGTATGACCAAGCTGTTAGAATATCACTTACCTTAAGAGCATCGCAAAGCATGTGCCGGCCGGAAAACGAAGTCACTTTACACTTGGTGTCAACGTGGCTTAGTTCCATGCCTTGGCCGCAGGTGGCGCAAATGTCATACAGAGCTATCTCGTCTAGTAACGGGCATTGCTTCAACAGCAGCGCTAGAGGTTGACCTGCAAAAGAAATGTGCAAAAATAGTTGATAGACTGCACGTAGACACGCGCGGTCTTATAACACGTCATTGCGTAGAGTTGTAGCTCGTAGCAAAAGGTCGTAGCAGTTCTACATCGTAACCGGATAACATCGGACGCGACGTTACGAATAACAAAACATCTCGGTCTCAAGACCTTGACCCTCCGTTGCAAGGACGGACGTATTTATGTCATGTTATAAGATCACCCCAAATTCTGATCCGCCAGGGAAGCTAGGGTCGATCGAGTCTATGGACAAATTCGAGTCTATAGGGGTAATTTAAACACGGGCGGATTTGCGCTTCCCGCCAAAAACATCTAAGATATAACTATTGATATAGTACATAAGCCTTTAACTCTAGCCTGAAATAATATCGAGGGTAGAGATGGAAGTTGAAAGTAGTTGTAAAATACGTCGTTTACTAGCCAGCTACAGCGCACTCTGTCGCTAGTCGCTACGAAGTGGCGTTGGCGTTGATACTTGATAATGTTATTATATTCTCTCGTATTCTATAAACACATAGGTACCTGTGCACCCAGCAGCTCCACAAATAGTCACTTTCATACCATCAGGGCAAGTGCTGTAACCACAATTCGTAAGTCTATTGTAAACCCTTGGACAACTCAAAAGCGTTCTCGTGTCTACTAATTTTATATGATTTATAAACAATCTCGACgtaaataatttagaaaacattttggttttttttttattaatttcgttttatttcatttttttaaataatttacatgTTATGATTTTAATATCAAAAGATTTTGGGGTCCATTTGGCAAATGAAGTGGCAAGTGCTAACACATGACAGAGCGTTTTAAGTATATTCTTTTTGATCATTTTTGATCCTTTCTCTTTTATAAACTGAGGGGCAATGCAAAAGAGATTCTATGAATAACATGGttgtagtaaataataattcttataatatacgagtatatgAATACTGCAGGAATAAACTGCCTAGCATTATTAGGTATAAACTATATAGTACCTTAAGTAGATACTTCCTAGTTTCATGATTATAGCTAAGCTTGAATGTTTTAGGTAAGTACGCATAATCCataaattgtctgtctgtccgttacaTGGtctgttttcacggcccattccgattttgataaaaataactgagatagcttacatcccgtaCGGCGTAGACGaactgctactttttatcttgaaaatcaaaaagttcttacggatttttaaaaaccaaaatccacgcatACGAAGAAGAATATGAACGCTTTTACTACTTTTGAATTGAGTTGAATGACGAGAAAttactaagtatatatttaaaaaataataggtaactaCCTGTCTCATCATGGAACTTTATATGAGCACAATAATTGCACTATCTTATATCAACCATCGCGGGAACAACTAAAATACATTCTATAACGATGTGGAACAATTATAAATGAATTCACGAACATTAAAAAGAAATCACGCTACACACGGGGTTACATCGACACACTATGTGTAAAAGCTTGACTGTGAAAGCTTAATTAGCAGAGTGCGCCTTTATTTACTGCTAAAATATGAATTTTTTATGACATAAATATGGTCCATTATATCATAAACACGATTTACTTACTATAAAAACgacagcattttttttaatgtacctaacCTATCTAACTACTTGCAGAATCAAACGCTAGGCATTTTCATCCATGCAGTACGTTTACTTACTCGTAGCTATAGCtacttgtattatttatttctttaaaaatgttGAGCTTTCTTAAAAAGCACTGCATTTCAAAACCACGGAAAAATAAAATCCTTGTCATACAAGAAATCGTGAAGCCGATATACATGGTTGCATCGTTATTCGGTCTATTTCCTTATAGGCTGAAGTTCCAAAAAAATACGAATTATTTCGTAATAGTTCGTAAATCCCTTCTACGTCAATTCGCTAAGTGGAATATCGGTCGTGATGTTTGTTCTTGCATTCCTTGTCTTGCATATCCAGGACGTATTTTTGTCCAGCGAAAACGCTTCAATGACCGAAGTCATTATGACGCAAATGAATTACGTACTCGAATTGGTTTTACTTGTTACCTTCTGCGTTGTTACTTACACTTGTGTGTTTCTACACCGTGAAtgttatttgaaaatattaaatacagtGATCGCCACTTGGTACGCAACGCCACCTAACAGAAGAAACCAAAGTATCCTCACCCGTCTACGATTTCAAGTAAACTTTGTAACTATGGGCAGCCTCTTTGCAATTTTACTCATACAAGTAGTTGTCAACTTTACCCGGGAGAGCAGCTTGTGGAAGATGATACTCGTCGCTTTAACTTTTGATTTACCGCAAATAATACAGTTCGTAACTTTAGCTCTATACTACGTGCTTGTCATGATGGTAGTTGCTTTGTTAAAAAACATCAATGAACAATGCTCTGAACTTGTAAATGATAAGAAAATTCTCTCTGATGGATTGATTAAAGTCAAATCTAAGCAATTGGTTACGCTACGTCAAATGGAGTTAAGTTACGTTAAAGCGTTTGCAATAAAAACGTATATAAATGAAGCATTTCAAGGGCCAATCCTTGCTTCTGCGATACAGTGTTTTCACTCGATGGTGAGCGAGGCCCACATTATCTATCATGGAGTCGTGGTGGATCAAAATCTCAACACACACGACGTTATCAATTGCTCTATTTGgattttttatcaaattttgaaaatttatttactgGCCTATGCCGGGAACTTGCTAAAACTTGAGGTATTCCATTTAAAATCCGTTCGtactttgtaatattataaatgagaaagtgtgtgtctatctgctagcttttcacggcccatcgaACGGCTTTtcattaaccgattttgacagaatttaatagagttagcttacatgaAACGGATATAGGCTAGTTATTATcccggacgaagttgcgggtctTATAGCTAGTACCCAATAACGTTATTAAGAAGAAGCAAAGTAGACAGCCTCAATATTAAACACTTGTACAGTacaatatgtacttatttatttttcaggctATGAAAATTGGGCAAACTCTACACAATATTCCAACAGAAAATCAAGATTTAAGATGGCTGTTGGAGGtaccaaattattattttcattttattccaTAGTTGACCTATCCCGGCTTTGCTGAGGTGGAGTTTCTGAGAACTACAAATTGTGAGGTCTAAgtgttatcttattttatttcttaattttcttacctttcgattttgATGACTGAGGTCGTATGGTTTATCTCCAACCTCCCAACGAGTGAACATTCTCCTAAATAGTGGCAATAAGACAAAATATACAGTATTTGCGGATGACAAACAAAAGTAGGACAAGAGAAAACTTTTAACTTCCTACATCCTACccatgagtacctacctatcttttgTTTGGGAAATGAACCTTATTGAGAAACACTAGGCACAACGATCGCTCAAATTGAGAAAGTATTTTTCCGTAATAGtacttagaaaataatattatgtttgatcgggaaataatagaataaaataaagtagatattttatttgaataaaaatctcaGTAAAATAAGCACCCAACTTTCAGATTCAACACTTCTCGTCACTCATGTCTTATCAACGAATTGAAATGACTGTGTACGAGTATTTTCCAATTGATGCCACTTTACTGTACAATGTGAGTTTTTCAGTGTTTATACCTAGGTTCTTTATAGATTGTTTTACAGGTATTAAATAGATGATCCCCGCGTCTTTATACGTgtggatttttgtttttaaaaattcattaggaattctttgattttccgagataaaagtagccgtGTTCTCTGTGTTGCTCTGAGATGCGAGCCGGccgtccatccgtctatctgtcttaGAAAAAATCGTGTCGAAgacgcgagcatcatctagcattacttatctattaagtatactttaattggacttcgtctgtgttggtattTTCTGGCACGCGTGCTCTGCCTCTTTGGagtgttttgttttgttaatagtggccgggttttgcgttttactggtgtttttggtggtggatctgactgggaagcgccggcacagacgaatactatacttaggtatatagttttcctaacttgtaaataactacaaacttgacattggctaatctctgtaaagccagacgagagagagagagagagagagagggagagagaGATGCTATAATTAtgaacctacataatattatttcattagaaaattttaaattacctaatGAGTACTTTAATTTTCAGATGCTTGCGTCCGCGACgatgtacttaattattttagtgcagtttgataaaaaagtataaataattaaataaacagCGACTTTTACCTTCTTTGGTCAATATAGGTACTTTGTAAcctatttgatttatttaagagtaattatatttttaaaataaagtgagtgaccttttatgttttatttggaCAGGTCgaccccttataggatcccttcgttgtctgcctgtctgtctgttggtcGTGTCCGTCAATtcaagggaattaaaacctatagggtacctaggtactttccgttgacctaaaatcattaGCATGGCAATGCCATAGGTATAGCACAAgtcaagtaaaggggaaaatccgcaGACCTTGAGTTTGTggttaaacataaaaaaaatgttcaacGTAGATCActtctgtctgtcggtctgtctgtcattctctgtctgtctgtcggtctgtctgtctgtcggtctggctgtctgtcatttctgtcaagaaacctatataatatggtacttcctgttgactaAATCATGAAAGCCTAGGTCTTATagggcaaaataaaaaaatccgaaaaccgtgaattgagTATTTTTCTACTTTTGAAttcgataaatattattactttattataaactaggataaaaataatgaggtacactgaaaaaaatattaaaatccaacagatttacaaagttacaggcattttaatttggaagtgggagggtcttctatccctttctcgcaaaacgaaaatttgtatgcAACCGCACGAAGCTACTATGGGATTAGCACGGTGTGACGTCAAAATGCTatatcgctatctctgtctaatcagaattatttaaatgcttataactttttgatatttaatcgatttaattagttttcaGTTTACGTCGTTTTTTTaacctagtttataataaagtaataaaaaaattggataaaaatacccaatttgtggttacatcgccaaaaaaataaattaaatatggtcattgaacaaataataattattagtatgtattttcaactttcagaCTAGTAAGattatactaagtggggtatcgtatgaaagggttttacctgtacattctaaaacagattttttttttttatatagatttgatagtttttgatttaggtATTGTTTTTACTTTTCAGGCTTGCGCTGTGTATATGCACCATTAATGTTTTATGGACTTATGGTTTTATACGATGATGTTGCcatttataaaattttctacAAAATGGTTGTAATTTCTAAAGTTAGAGCATAGCTGTAGAAAGTATGAAGTGCTATTATAGACATAATATGGACTAGGTAATATGGGTGCGTTGCGCGAAGAATATTTTCTGTATGTCAGCCAGGACACTGACAGAATAATAAAGTGCCGCTACGACCGAGTGCACGAAAATTTTTACAACACTTGATATGTTACATTTTTGTATACAAATACAATATTCAACCATGAATCTATAATTTCGATTCAATATGCAAGAATCATTGTCTACCATATTATACCCTATCCGTGGAATAAAGTTAGTGTAGCgatctctgttacgtaatcccataaatataaatgatgaGTCACAGAAAGTTCATTTGAATCTGCGGCGGTAAGTACCTGCCATTGTCATTAGACAAAACATTAATTATAGCGGTCTACCATCGAAGcagtcaattattattataataaaataccttATAAGTTGGGTATGTTCatattacaatttaattttacagaaaTATCCTAGTAAGAAGATAATTAACTAACTATGTTAATGTTACAAAACGcacgagagtagaagagatagctGTTATCTGCAAGTTTGATTCAAATGTGGCAGAGTATATTCATTTTAGACATGTAGTAACACATCttctttttacatattttaatgttataattaGGGAATTAATTTGATGAATGGTAGAAAGAAACATCAAACATGGTAGATATTCTTCAATCTGTATTTTGAGATCTGGcaactttattaaaaaattatttcttttgaCGAAGTGGCATGGTTGATGCTTCGTTCTCCGTTAATTTTTAGTTAATTCTCAATTTTTTGTGTATTTCATTAATAATTTCAAGGATATTTCATCCAGTCTTATTTTAAGGGTCGTGGTTTGCTTAAAGTTGCAACTGTGGATAGATTACATAAAATGGTGAGTTACGTATTTTTCATGCTTTTCCCATATAAATGTCTGTTTCATTGCGTATCCCACAGTATATTATTCATATCTGATTGTAAACGATGATAAAAAATCATGGCAAAAGAGTATATAGAGCTAGTTTTCTGATAGCATTTTGCCGGCATGCCTGTAGCCATCTTGAGAACGATAGATAATGGCCGGGCGGCGCCATGTCATATTGAAATCACATGTCTCAAAATTGGTTATCCTTCTAATTTCTGTTTGAAATACACGAATAAGTAAATCATTAACTGTTTATAAACAAAACCAAGTACCTATTACttgaaattaaattcaaaaccAACACGCGTTCCTAACCGGTTGAATCGATTTTCGTAATCAATAACcaagtaaagtaataaataatttaatttagtgtAGTTTGGTGTTTACTATCATCAGCGTTTATTCGGAATAAAGGGCAGGTGTTAATCTTTTACAAACCGATCTATCGGCCGCCTTATGCCAACCCAACCCAACTATAAGGTCTATTTTTGCCTCATCCAGAACAACATGCCGCCGCTAAGTTTCCTTCGGCTGTTAACTTTCTTTACATGTGGGTACTCCAAAGTTCCAACGCATACCTAGGTACAGGGTCGGGTGCTTGACGCAATGTCTGAGTCTATTAGAAATAAGGAAATCTGTAGAAGAGTCAACTGAGCAACAGGCTGGGCACATAGTTCTGGATATTAGGCTTCCAAGGTGCTGAAATCGCAATCTGGCACTAGAAAAAGTAGCATTGGCAGTAGGTGAACAGgtgacatcaaatgagtcacaGCTTatcactggattcaggtggacATCTCTGTTGACAATGATGAATTGGCCAGTCTCTTAAAATTACTGGCCTGAAATGGTTTTGATAATCTTGCTTGTGTTGTATGTTTTAACCAATACACTGATAATAATGAACCACCATAGTTTGCAGCATTATCACAGGTGTTGTTTTATCCAAGGGTGCATAAACAGCGCTGGTGTCTACGTAGTCTGTGGTACCTGTGGTTCCTTATTAAAATACGAATGTATGAGTTTTGCCCAtatggagttttataataatatctttggTGGTTAGATGGATGGCGGTGTGGTGCACCCCCACCCTGGCGTGGTCCACGGCGGAGTGCCGGGCGTGCCAGGCGTGGTGCACGGCATGCCGGTGCACGGCGCGGGGCCGGATGGCGAGCACCCGCCGCACGGACCGCGCCGCCGCTACCAGAACCGCACCAAGCCGCCCAACAACCTGGAACGCCTGCCACTGGACGAAGCTGCCAAGAGGGTAACTATTCCCTATAGATACAGGAAGCTTGATACATCTGCATACATTCACTGGGTCAATCACTGCACGACTCACAGCTTCATAATCATTCTGGGTAGGTTTCCACACTTGAACATTTCAGTTTCTAGTGTATGAAGTACCCTTGCCGGTTTTGTAATTGTGGCCATCCAGGCTCACTCCACTGCCACTGCCCTACGATAACTGCTATAGAAAGAAAACCTTTGACTTATTGAAGTCTCCTAAGATTGATTACAATGAGGagtgacattttttttt
This genomic stretch from Maniola jurtina chromosome 15, ilManJurt1.1, whole genome shotgun sequence harbors:
- the LOC123872346 gene encoding LOW QUALITY PROTEIN: putative gustatory receptor 59f (The sequence of the model RefSeq protein was modified relative to this genomic sequence to represent the inferred CDS: deleted 1 base in 1 codon), which encodes MLSFLKKHCISKPRKNKILVIQEIVKPIYMVASLFGLFPYRLKFQKNTNYFVIVRKSLYVNSLSGISVVMFVLAFLVLHIQDVFLSSENASMTEVIMTQMNYVLELVLLVTFCVVTYTCVFLHRECYLKILNTVIATWYATPPNRRNQSILTRLRFQVNFVTMGSLFAILLIQVVVNFTRESSLWKMILVALTFDLPQIIQFVTLALYYVLVMMVVALLKNINEQCSELVNDKKILSDGLIKVKSKQLVTLRQMELSYVKAFAIKTYINEAFQGPILASAIQCFHSMVSEAHIIYHGVVVDQNLNTHDVINCSIWIFYQILKIYLLAYAGNLLKLEAMKIGQTLHNIPTENQDLRWLLEIQHFSSLMSYQRIEMTVYEYFPIDATLLYNMLASATMYLIILVQFDKKV
- the LOC123872344 gene encoding malate dehydrogenase, mitochondrial-like; the encoded protein is MFSKLFTSRLFINHIKLVDTRTLLSCPRVYNRLTNCGYSTCPDGMKVTICGAAGCTGQPLALLLKQCPLLDEIALYDICATCGQGMELSHVDTKCKVTSFSGRHMLCDALKGARVVIIVARNSCDTFENNAPIITEITLQICNTCPSAFTIVATEPVDSMVPIVSEIQRLRAVYNPRKLLGCVELNCVRANTVLADFLHVPPESVRVPVIGGATPQTMVPVLSAAVHPCKLSQEQTECVTSCIMSGTEAVCEAKGSETATPCLAGAYAVARTAVNVVKGLQGKKDVVQCAYVDSLGTCAPNCQFFASEVVLGPAGIEKNLGIPELSKFESCLLCNCLPYVRNEIARAIYLVYTMCQQCCCATCLAHPGTCSTPPVVPCAPPVNWTCDYPEPCRDEYLASICREMTCTCGSTELCWRPRDREFDAARALNLKHQMPLKGPACNVCNVPKSVRIDKIYRDRVKKS